A window of the Candidatus Binataceae bacterium genome harbors these coding sequences:
- a CDS encoding energy-coupling factor transporter transmembrane component T, translating to MAIYLYLDRDTFVHRLHPTVKVVALFVMFWSVYWVDNPIALLPLGIFMLWVAQATGSWRNFYRYRWYFLILIFTTTIVWMFFYRRGTPLVNLPFIHVSRTSLVFGLGRGIKLAELLAASVLFLSTTRVEEFTVGLAKLGVSYRVGFAISLAFRLVPLFIDSAMTIVDAQKLRGYDFDHGRLFERMRRYVTVVIPVFMAALRRANNMAMALEARGFGLRNRPTTLIEYPVVGADVLAAMTLFVIGAGYFLIYYTGYGGIAVR from the coding sequence ATGGCGATTTATCTCTATCTGGACCGCGACACCTTCGTACACCGGCTGCACCCGACCGTCAAAGTCGTCGCCTTGTTCGTGATGTTTTGGTCGGTGTACTGGGTCGACAATCCGATCGCGCTGTTGCCGCTTGGGATTTTTATGTTGTGGGTGGCCCAGGCTACGGGGTCGTGGCGCAACTTCTATCGCTATCGTTGGTATTTTCTGATTCTGATTTTCACGACCACGATCGTATGGATGTTCTTCTATCGGCGGGGAACTCCACTCGTCAATTTGCCTTTCATCCACGTAAGTCGAACCTCGCTGGTCTTTGGACTGGGGCGGGGTATCAAGCTTGCAGAGCTGCTCGCCGCTTCGGTGCTGTTCCTCTCCACCACCAGGGTGGAGGAATTCACGGTGGGACTGGCGAAGCTCGGGGTTTCTTACCGCGTCGGGTTCGCGATTTCGCTCGCGTTCCGGTTAGTCCCTCTGTTTATTGATTCGGCGATGACGATCGTCGATGCACAAAAGCTGCGCGGCTATGATTTCGATCACGGCAGGCTCTTCGAGCGGATGCGCCGATACGTCACGGTGGTGATTCCGGTTTTCATGGCGGCACTGCGAAGGGCGAACAACATGGCGATGGCGCTTGAAGCCCGCGGCTTCGGGCTTCGCAATCGGCCAACGACACTGATCGAATATCCGGTCGTGGGCGCCGATGTGCTCGCCGCGATGACCCTGTTTGTCATCGGGGCGGGATACTTTCTCATCTACTACACCGGCTACGGAGGGATCGCGGTCAGATAG